A genomic region of Micromonospora sp. NBC_01796 contains the following coding sequences:
- a CDS encoding YibE/F family protein codes for MFVLLAVVLAPLAVLTLVGLVLLWPGGKQVSGASPGTAGRDLSHPEATVQTVAPYECPAPGQRTGPESGPRMVTCATVQARLETGPERDGIVTVEVPAESYRSGLEPGDRIKVVRVFNHQTGPAMYAFYDFARTVPIGILAAVFALLVVAVARMRGLKALIGLGVAYLVIVKFMLPALLVGESGLLVGLVGAAAIMFVVLYLAHGFSARTTTALVGTLFGLLATAGIGLWAAGAAHLTGLGDADGVALAVYNGQVDLSGIVLCGIIVAGLGVLNDVTITQSSAVWELHQLAPDRSARKLFTSAMQIGRDHIASTVYTIAFAYAGAALPIMLLINAYDRPVLAVLTSAQIAEEIVRTLVASIGLVLAIPLTTAVAVAVVKAVGHPGPPAPLPALPDDDRNDGGDSDAGEVAEDSGRSRAEVTSQG; via the coding sequence GTGTTTGTGCTGCTTGCGGTGGTGCTTGCGCCGTTGGCGGTGTTGACACTGGTCGGGCTGGTGCTGCTCTGGCCGGGGGGCAAGCAGGTGTCGGGTGCGAGTCCCGGCACCGCGGGGCGCGACCTCAGCCATCCGGAGGCGACGGTCCAGACCGTCGCACCGTACGAGTGCCCGGCGCCCGGACAACGTACCGGCCCCGAATCCGGTCCCCGCATGGTCACCTGCGCCACCGTGCAGGCACGACTGGAGACCGGTCCGGAACGCGACGGCATCGTGACCGTGGAGGTGCCGGCGGAGTCGTACCGCAGCGGGCTCGAACCCGGCGACCGGATCAAGGTCGTACGGGTCTTCAACCACCAGACCGGCCCGGCCATGTACGCCTTCTACGACTTCGCCCGTACCGTCCCGATCGGCATCCTCGCGGCGGTGTTCGCGCTGCTCGTCGTCGCGGTAGCCAGGATGCGGGGGCTGAAGGCACTGATCGGGCTCGGCGTCGCGTACCTGGTCATCGTCAAGTTCATGCTGCCCGCGCTACTGGTTGGCGAGTCCGGCCTGCTGGTCGGCCTGGTCGGCGCCGCGGCGATCATGTTCGTCGTCCTCTACCTGGCGCACGGCTTCTCCGCGCGCACCACCACCGCGCTGGTCGGAACCCTGTTCGGGCTGCTGGCCACGGCCGGGATCGGGCTGTGGGCGGCGGGCGCGGCGCACCTGACCGGGCTCGGTGACGCGGACGGAGTCGCACTTGCCGTCTACAACGGACAGGTAGACCTCTCCGGGATCGTGCTCTGCGGCATCATCGTGGCCGGGCTGGGCGTGCTCAACGACGTCACGATCACCCAGTCGTCGGCGGTCTGGGAGCTGCACCAGCTCGCCCCGGACCGATCGGCCCGCAAGCTGTTCACCAGCGCCATGCAGATCGGCCGTGACCACATCGCGTCGACCGTCTACACGATCGCGTTCGCCTACGCCGGCGCCGCGTTGCCGATCATGCTGCTGATCAACGCGTACGACCGGCCGGTGCTCGCCGTACTGACCAGTGCGCAGATCGCCGAGGAGATCGTCCGTACGCTGGTCGCCTCGATCGGCCTGGTGCTGGCGATTCCGCTGACCACGGCGGTGGCGGTGGCCGTGGTGAAGGCGGTCGGACACCCCGGTCCCCCGGCACCACTGCCGGCACTCCCCGACGACGACAGGAACGACGGCGGCGACAGCGACGCCGGGGAGGTCGCCGAGGATTCGGGGCGGAGCAGGGCGGAGGTCACCAGCCAGGGGTGA
- a CDS encoding MFS transporter small subunit: protein MTGNENHPTVGRQRLRLWASWLLVVVLLGYGVVQTARTAVNLFTH from the coding sequence ATGACCGGGAACGAGAACCACCCGACGGTCGGCCGGCAGCGACTGCGCCTCTGGGCGTCCTGGTTGCTCGTCGTCGTCCTGCTCGGCTACGGGGTGGTGCAGACCGCGCGTACCGCGGTGAATCTCTTCACCCACTGA
- a CDS encoding NAD(P)/FAD-dependent oxidoreductase: MTSSPHTVVIGAGPAGLTAAYQLTKRQASVEVFEADDQVGGISRTVEREGWRFDIGGHRFFTKVSQVEALWHEILPDEDFLLRPRMSRIHYREKLFDYPLKASNALGNLGIFEAVRCVGSYLWAQVRPPKDQSHFEGWVTARFGKRLYSIFFKTYTEKLWGIPATELQATWAAQRIKNLSLANAVVNALMPKRNQKDITSLIEEFQYPKFGPGMMWERAAEHVAKAGGVVTLNTWAKTVHREDGRAVAVTVADTDDERRVEADHVVSTMPISELIKVMDPPAPDHVRAAADALRYRDFLTIALVVPEAAGFPDNWIYVHTPGVRVGRIQNFGSWSPYLVQDGFTCLGLEYFVNEGDDLWEMADDDLVKLGTEELERLRLVAPGAVSAGYVVRMPKAYPVYDEGYEDAVDTIRGWLAEAVPNVHPVGRNGMHRYNNQDHSMLTAMLTAENILDGTTHDVWQVNVEEEYHEEKGSGSGSGDHGTGRAAPVLPKQPAR, encoded by the coding sequence ATGACAAGTTCCCCTCATACCGTTGTCATCGGGGCGGGTCCGGCGGGCCTGACTGCGGCGTACCAGCTGACCAAACGTCAGGCTTCGGTCGAGGTCTTCGAGGCCGACGACCAGGTCGGTGGGATCAGCCGTACGGTGGAGCGTGAGGGCTGGCGCTTCGACATCGGCGGACACCGGTTCTTCACCAAGGTCTCCCAGGTGGAGGCGCTCTGGCACGAGATCCTGCCGGACGAGGACTTCCTGCTCCGACCCCGGATGAGCCGGATCCACTACCGCGAGAAGCTGTTCGACTACCCGCTGAAGGCCAGCAACGCACTGGGCAACCTCGGCATCTTCGAGGCGGTCCGGTGCGTCGGCTCGTACCTGTGGGCCCAGGTCCGGCCGCCGAAGGACCAGAGCCACTTCGAGGGTTGGGTCACCGCGCGGTTCGGCAAGCGGCTCTACTCGATCTTCTTCAAGACGTACACCGAGAAGCTCTGGGGCATCCCCGCGACCGAGTTGCAGGCCACCTGGGCGGCGCAGCGGATCAAGAACCTCTCGCTGGCCAACGCGGTGGTGAACGCGCTGATGCCCAAGCGGAACCAGAAGGACATCACCAGCCTGATCGAGGAGTTCCAGTACCCGAAGTTCGGCCCCGGCATGATGTGGGAGCGGGCCGCCGAGCACGTCGCCAAGGCCGGCGGGGTTGTCACCCTCAACACCTGGGCGAAGACCGTGCACCGGGAGGACGGCCGGGCGGTCGCCGTGACCGTGGCCGACACCGACGACGAGCGCCGGGTCGAGGCCGACCACGTCGTGTCGACCATGCCGATCTCCGAGCTGATCAAGGTGATGGACCCGCCGGCCCCGGACCACGTACGGGCCGCCGCCGACGCGCTGCGCTACCGCGACTTCCTCACCATCGCCCTGGTGGTGCCCGAGGCCGCCGGCTTCCCGGACAACTGGATCTACGTGCACACCCCCGGCGTACGGGTAGGCCGGATCCAGAACTTCGGCTCCTGGTCGCCGTACCTGGTGCAGGACGGTTTCACCTGCCTGGGCCTGGAGTACTTCGTCAACGAGGGCGACGACCTCTGGGAGATGGCCGACGACGACCTCGTCAAGCTCGGCACCGAGGAGTTGGAGCGGCTGCGCCTGGTTGCACCGGGTGCGGTCAGCGCCGGGTACGTGGTCCGGATGCCGAAGGCGTACCCGGTCTACGACGAGGGGTACGAGGACGCCGTCGACACGATCCGGGGGTGGCTGGCCGAGGCGGTGCCGAACGTGCACCCGGTCGGCCGCAACGGCATGCACCGGTACAACAACCAGGACCACTCGATGCTTACCGCGATGCTGACCGCGGAGAACATCCTCGACGGCACCACCCACGACGTGTGGCAGGTCAACGTCGAGGAGGAGTACCACGAGGAAAAGGGGTCCGGTTCGGGTTCCGGGGACCACGGCACCGGTCGGGCCGCGCCCGTACTGCCGAAGCAGCCGGCTCGGTGA
- a CDS encoding OFA family MFS transporter, producing MPFLSALDRARTVAPPGYSRWLIPPAALSVHLCIGQAYATSVYKNSLITHFDTSQTAIGIIFSIAIVMLGLSAAVGGTWVEANGPRKAMFVSACFWAAGFLVGALGIATTQLWLVYLGYGLLGGIGLGIGYISPVSTLIKWFPDRPGLATGLAIMGFGGGALLASPLSRQLLSFYDPDYNPANASSVASGGALVGLFLTLGIGYFVIMMFGVVNVRIPAPGWRPAGFDPGTVAARPLVTTASVSAANAVRTRSFWLLWVVLFCNVTAGIGILEQASPMIQDFFRENGVSTVAVAAAGGFVGLLSLFNMAGRFVWSSTSDLIGRKPIYLLYLGGGMVLYALLAAVGHASTALFVLLACVILSFYGGGFATVPAYLRDLFGTFQVGAIHGRLLTAWSAAGVAGPLIINGFLDAQGKPGTLTAEAYRPALFTMVGVLAIGFVANLLIRPVPERFHEAAGPTTDVPVEEKEPSR from the coding sequence GTGCCATTTCTGTCGGCGCTCGACCGCGCTCGCACCGTCGCACCACCCGGCTACAGTCGCTGGCTCATCCCTCCCGCCGCGCTCTCGGTCCACCTGTGCATCGGGCAGGCGTACGCGACGAGTGTCTACAAGAACTCGTTGATCACCCACTTCGACACCAGCCAGACCGCGATCGGCATCATCTTCAGCATCGCCATCGTGATGCTCGGCCTGTCCGCGGCGGTCGGCGGGACGTGGGTCGAGGCGAACGGGCCGCGCAAGGCCATGTTCGTCTCCGCGTGCTTCTGGGCCGCGGGTTTCCTGGTCGGCGCCCTCGGCATCGCGACCACGCAGCTCTGGCTGGTCTATCTCGGCTACGGTCTGCTCGGCGGGATCGGGCTCGGGATCGGCTACATCTCGCCGGTGTCCACTCTGATCAAGTGGTTCCCGGACCGTCCGGGTCTGGCCACCGGCCTGGCCATCATGGGCTTCGGTGGCGGGGCGCTGCTGGCCAGTCCGCTGTCCCGGCAGCTCCTCTCGTTCTACGACCCCGACTACAACCCGGCCAACGCCAGCTCGGTCGCCTCCGGTGGCGCCCTGGTCGGGCTCTTCCTGACCCTCGGGATCGGCTACTTCGTCATCATGATGTTCGGCGTGGTCAACGTCCGGATTCCGGCGCCGGGTTGGCGACCGGCCGGCTTCGATCCGGGTACGGTGGCCGCCCGGCCGCTGGTGACCACGGCAAGCGTGTCGGCCGCCAACGCGGTGCGTACGCGGTCGTTCTGGCTGCTCTGGGTGGTGCTGTTCTGCAACGTCACCGCCGGCATCGGAATCCTCGAACAGGCCAGTCCGATGATCCAGGACTTCTTCCGGGAGAACGGGGTCTCCACGGTCGCGGTGGCGGCGGCCGGCGGATTCGTCGGGCTGCTGTCGTTGTTCAACATGGCCGGGCGGTTCGTCTGGTCGTCCACCTCGGACCTGATCGGGCGCAAGCCGATCTACCTGCTCTACCTCGGTGGTGGCATGGTGCTCTACGCCCTGCTCGCCGCCGTCGGGCACGCCTCGACCGCGCTCTTCGTACTGCTCGCCTGCGTCATCCTGTCGTTCTACGGCGGTGGTTTCGCGACCGTCCCGGCCTACCTGCGGGACCTGTTCGGCACGTTCCAGGTCGGCGCGATCCACGGTCGGCTGCTGACCGCCTGGTCCGCCGCCGGTGTCGCCGGCCCGCTGATCATCAACGGTTTCCTCGACGCCCAGGGCAAGCCCGGCACGCTGACCGCCGAGGCGTACCGGCCCGCGCTGTTCACCATGGTCGGCGTACTCGCGATCGGGTTCGTGGCGAACCTGCTCATCCGCCCGGTGCCGGAACGGTTCCACGAGGCCGCCGGACCCACCACCGATGTCCCCGTCGAGGAGAAGGAGCCGAGCCGATGA
- a CDS encoding amidohydrolase family protein has protein sequence MTIDVHGHISPPESRRRYPMPRTLGQVEEMISGKLARGVRTTIIGSPVGGGAMVPVAGVDNYAQSESDLVRHDAWLAGLVDQHPERLRAYVYVNPFGGAAHLARVAQTVREPQFVGLIANTSVAGRYLDAPEAEDFFALAAEADVPVLLHPPAMPAAGAGLDHLLLIEQLGRFSDVTIGLACCVLAGWLDRFPGLKLIGPTAGGALGLLAEKLDRIMAPSHWDAGPAASGPGGPSGAGGPGGPPGPPRLMRRLTALAKPPSSYLRRIWVDTATPSATAIDLALRTFGPDRVLFGTDSPPLPHTEPGAILDLVDRLGVSPAVRDAICERNALALFGDALPPPAASTPATVDRPAPAVVD, from the coding sequence GTGACGATCGACGTGCACGGACACATCAGCCCGCCGGAGTCCAGGCGACGCTATCCGATGCCCCGTACGCTCGGGCAGGTCGAGGAGATGATCTCCGGAAAGCTGGCTCGTGGCGTACGGACCACCATCATCGGCAGCCCCGTCGGTGGTGGTGCGATGGTGCCGGTGGCCGGGGTCGACAACTACGCGCAGAGCGAGAGCGACCTGGTTCGGCACGACGCCTGGCTGGCTGGACTGGTCGACCAGCACCCGGAGCGGCTGCGGGCCTACGTGTACGTCAACCCGTTCGGCGGCGCCGCACACCTGGCCCGGGTCGCCCAGACCGTACGCGAACCGCAGTTCGTCGGGCTGATCGCCAACACCAGCGTCGCCGGCCGCTACCTGGACGCCCCAGAGGCGGAGGACTTCTTCGCGCTCGCGGCGGAGGCTGACGTACCCGTACTGCTGCATCCGCCCGCGATGCCGGCGGCCGGTGCGGGCCTGGACCACCTCTTGCTGATCGAGCAGTTGGGTCGGTTCAGCGACGTCACGATCGGGCTGGCCTGCTGCGTGCTCGCGGGCTGGCTGGACCGTTTTCCTGGGCTGAAGCTGATCGGCCCGACCGCCGGTGGCGCGCTCGGGCTGCTCGCCGAGAAGCTGGACCGGATCATGGCACCGAGCCACTGGGACGCCGGCCCGGCAGCATCCGGTCCCGGCGGACCCAGCGGTGCCGGCGGACCAGGCGGCCCACCGGGCCCGCCCCGGTTGATGCGCCGGCTGACCGCACTCGCCAAGCCACCCAGCAGCTACCTGCGCCGGATCTGGGTCGACACCGCCACACCCAGCGCCACCGCGATCGACCTGGCGCTGCGGACCTTCGGCCCGGACCGGGTGCTGTTCGGCACCGACTCGCCGCCGTTGCCGCACACCGAGCCCGGTGCCATCCTCGACCTGGTCGACCGGCTCGGGGTGTCCCCGGCGGTCCGGGACGCGATCTGCGAGCGGAACGCCCTGGCCCTGTTCGGCGACGCCCTCCCGCCCCCGGCGGCTAGCACCCCGGCCACCGTCGACCGACCGGCCCCGGCCGTCGTCGATTGA